One window of the Dermacentor andersoni chromosome 10, qqDerAnde1_hic_scaffold, whole genome shotgun sequence genome contains the following:
- the LOC126544450 gene encoding juvenile hormone acid O-methyltransferase-like, translated as MMSLHDPNAQGGTSNVVTFRPHQYEGDKRMPREHVRWMLDFCQKMFRRAPGETQQFLDVGCGIGDLTREELLPRCLPCGRIVAVDLSAEMVEHAARHYHHDKLEFRKLDIESDEDVAEFVHEQGLFDRVYSFHAITWVRDQTKALKNVARLLKPRGECLLIFHASLRSFDINRNLAKMERWRKYSQVVDQLAPKTHDMSYNERLEYISRLLKEAGLSPSILELPVCNMLDNHSLDLLAEIYASKSPLTAVVLEDEKQQFLADLAQETAKMHSPDVDRTRYRIYVIKASKSNKQSCDFSSRS; from the exons ATGATGTCGCTCCATGATCCTAATGCCCAAG GCGGAACCAGCAACGTCGTGACTTTCAGGCCGCATCAATATGAAGGGGACAAGAGGATGCCCCGGGAACACGTCAGGTGGATGCTTGACTTTTGCCAGAAAATGTTCCGGCGCGCACCGGGCGAGACGCAACAGTTCCTCGACGTTGGCTGCGGTATCGGAGACCTGACGCGAGAGGAGCTGCTTCCTCGATGCCTGCCGTGCGGGCGCATCGTCGCCGTCGACTTGTCGGCCGAGATGGTGGAGCACGCCGCACGTCACTATCATCACGACAAGCTAGAGTTCAGGAAGTTGGACATCGAGAGCGACGAGGACGTGGCTGAGTTCGTCCACGAGCAGGGTCTCTTCGACAGGGTGTACTCGTTTCACGCTATCACCTGGGTGCGCGACCAGACTAAGGCGCTGAAGAACGTGGCCCGACTTCTCAAGCCTCGCGGCGAATGCCTCCTGATTTTCCACGCGTCTCTGCGGTCTTTCGACATCAACCGAAACCTTGCTAAGATGGAACGCTGGCGCAAGTATTCACAG GTGGTCGACCAGCTAGCACCGAAGACGCATGACATGAGCTACAACGAGCGCCTTGAATACATTTCCAGGCTTCTGAAAGAAGCTGGACTTTCACCGAGCATATTGGAGCTTCCAGTGTGCAACATGCTCGACAATCACAGCCTCGATCTCTTGGCTG AGATATATGCCTCGAAGAGTCCCTTGACAGCAGTCGTCTTGGAAGACGAGAAGCAGCAGTTTCTGGCAGACCTGGCACAGGAGACAGCGAAAATGCACTCTCCCGACGTGGATCGTACTCGATACCGGATTTACGTCATCAAGGCGTCGAAAAGTAACAAACAGAGCTGCGACTTCAGCAGCCGCTCCTGA